CGCCGTCTTAGGCTGGGACGTCGACGCCGATCCGGCGGTCCAACAACAAGTCTTCAATGATTGGCAAAACGTTTGCCATTGGATCCGGTTGACGACCGCTTCGGATGCCATCTTTTTGACGCCACGCCACCAGCAATCATTCAAATGGTATGCCGAGCGGGCGGAGGTCGTGAACTGGAAAGATGTCCCTCAGGATTCCAAGAGTTTGCATGAATGGTATGCGCGTTTTCGTGAAATCTATCCGATTCGTCTGAGCACAATCCGCGTCACCATTCACTACCCCTCCTTGCTCAAATACCGGGAAAAGTATGGGGTGAATTACATCGTCGTCGATCGTCGTATCACCGGCGAACACTTGCCGATGGTGCGAGTCTATCCGCTCAGCGAGGACGAAAACGAAACTTATGCGGTCTACGAACTCCCCTACGCGTTGGCTCGATGACCACCTCAACAACTCGCTGCATCGCGGGATCCGATTGGACGGCCCGCGCCCTGCTTGCGTCTTAGCTCCGCCCTTTTGCCTCTGAGCTCTACGGTTGCATCGTCGCTTCACACGCTTAGCGTCGTGAGCATCAATGCAACGTTCCCGGTGTGCCCGCTTTTGCCCCCATCCACAGTTTGAAGACAACGATGACGAATAGAAAAAGAAGGGAATAGGTCCAACGTCCCGTCAAATCAAACAGACCGCCAAAGAGCGTGGGGCCGGTTGCCGCGAGAATGTAGCCGATCGACTGGGCCATCCCCGAAAGTTCCGTCGCAGATTCGGAGTCTTTCGCGCGAAGCACGATAAACAACAATGCCAATCCAAAGGAGCCTCCCGACACAAATCCAATCAGTGAAACCCACAATGCAATCCGTCCTCCCGGATCCATCAGCAAGCCGGCGAGCCCAATCGTCTCCACGACCGCCAAAAACCAGACGATGCCGCGCTGATCTGCTTTTCTTCCCGCCACAGTCGGAATGATCATTGATCCCACAATGCCCATCGCCTGGGACAGCGAAAGCATCCAACCTGAATACGTCGCATCATAGCCCCAGTTGATCAGGATGGCGGGCAACCACGCTAAAACAACGTAGAACGTGAGCGATTGAAGGCCCATAAAGAGCGCCACGTGCCACGCCAATTTTGAGCCGCCCAGATGATGCATGGCCTTGGTGAAGCTTCGATTCGGCTCCGATCGCGTTAAGCGACTTAACTGGGGCATC
This sequence is a window from Novipirellula galeiformis. Protein-coding genes within it:
- a CDS encoding CynX/NimT family MFS transporter → MERIDHFTTPEPSSPHSMKGPSRSANIVLIAGILLVAVNLRPALASVGPLIEDIRQTTGLSNSQLGLLTTLPLIAFGVISTLTPLFTRRFGIGGTLLGAMALLALGAAMRAIAWLPALYLGTLFVGVAIAFGNVLLPSLTKRNFASNSGVITSLYSSAMALGASLAAGISVPLANGLQLGWRGALGIWAIPAVVAFVVWMPQLSRLTRSEPNRSFTKAMHHLGGSKLAWHVALFMGLQSLTFYVVLAWLPAILINWGYDATYSGWMLSLSQAMGIVGSMIIPTVAGRKADQRGIVWFLAVVETIGLAGLLMDPGGRIALWVSLIGFVSGGSFGLALLFIVLRAKDSESATELSGMAQSIGYILAATGPTLFGGLFDLTGRWTYSLLFLFVIVVFKLWMGAKAGTPGTLH